A genomic region of Vitreoscilla filiformis contains the following coding sequences:
- the pmbA gene encoding metalloprotease PmbA, with the protein MTSTAAQGFAFSREQFQQIVEDVLGMARTLGASDAGVEVSEGCGLSVSVRKGEVENVERNRDKSVGVSVYLGQCRGNASTSDFSRTALEQTVRAAFDIARFTAADPVAGLPDPDDLVSAEEAARDLDLFHPWNPSAEDATALAKRAEDAAMAVNKRITNSDGASVSAQQSHFWAGNSRGFRGGYASSRHSLSVAPIAGKGSKMQRDHWYTSMRNALELAAPEEVGRYAAARALSRLKSRKIPTCEVPVLFESTVAAGLLGAFVQGVSGGALYRKASFLVDSLGQPIWADHIDVVEEPHLRRGKGSAPFDDEGVRTRGRNVVTGGVVQGYFLSSYSARKLGMRTTGHAGGSQNLTLTSRLTQPGDHLEHMLRKLHRGLFVTELMGQGVNYVTGDYSRGAAGFWVEDGRIAFPVHEITIAGNLRDMLRHIVAVGADAYNLGAKTIGSMLIERMKIAGS; encoded by the coding sequence ATGACATCCACCGCTGCCCAGGGCTTCGCCTTTTCCCGTGAACAATTTCAGCAGATCGTCGAGGACGTGCTGGGCATGGCCCGCACCCTGGGCGCCAGTGACGCTGGCGTGGAGGTGTCCGAGGGCTGTGGCCTGAGCGTCTCGGTGCGCAAAGGCGAGGTCGAAAACGTCGAGCGCAACCGGGACAAATCGGTGGGCGTGTCGGTTTACCTGGGCCAGTGCCGGGGCAACGCCAGCACGTCGGATTTTTCGCGTACTGCCCTGGAGCAAACCGTGCGCGCCGCGTTCGACATCGCCCGCTTCACCGCCGCCGACCCGGTGGCCGGCTTGCCCGATCCGGACGATCTGGTGAGCGCCGAAGAAGCCGCCCGCGACCTGGATTTGTTCCACCCCTGGAACCCCAGCGCCGAAGACGCCACCGCCCTGGCCAAACGCGCCGAGGACGCCGCCATGGCGGTGAACAAGCGCATCACCAATTCGGATGGCGCGTCGGTGTCGGCGCAGCAATCGCATTTTTGGGCGGGCAACAGCCGGGGGTTCCGGGGCGGGTACGCCAGTTCGCGCCATTCGCTGTCGGTGGCGCCCATCGCCGGCAAGGGCTCGAAAATGCAGCGCGACCATTGGTACACCTCCATGCGCAACGCCCTGGAGCTGGCCGCGCCGGAAGAGGTCGGGCGCTACGCGGCGGCGCGGGCGCTGTCGCGTTTGAAGTCGCGCAAGATCCCGACGTGCGAGGTGCCCGTGCTGTTCGAATCCACCGTGGCCGCCGGGCTGCTGGGGGCGTTTGTGCAGGGTGTCAGCGGGGGTGCGCTGTACCGCAAAGCCAGCTTCTTGGTGGACAGTTTGGGCCAGCCTATCTGGGCCGATCACATTGATGTGGTCGAAGAACCCCACCTGCGCCGGGGCAAGGGCAGCGCCCCGTTTGACGACGAGGGCGTGCGCACCCGGGGGCGCAACGTCGTCACTGGCGGGGTCGTGCAGGGGTATTTCCTGTCGAGTTACTCGGCGCGCAAGCTCGGGATGCGTACCACCGGCCACGCCGGCGGCTCGCAAAACCTCACCCTGACCAGCCGCTTGACCCAACCCGGCGACCACCTCGAACACATGCTGCGCAAGCTGCACCGGGGTCTGTTCGTCACCGAGCTGATGGGCCAAGGGGTGAACTACGTCACCGGGGATTACTCGCGTGGTGCGGCAGGTTTTTGGGTGGAGGACGGGCGCATTGCCTTCCCGGTGCATGAAATCACCATCGCCGGCAACCTGCGCGACATGCTGCGCCACATCGTGGCCGTGGGCGCCGACGCTTACAACCTGGGCGCCAAAACCATCGGTTCGATGCTGATTGAGCGCATGAAAATCGCCGGTTCCTGA
- the yjgA gene encoding ribosome biogenesis factor YjgA → MRRAPPFPQDPEFDDEAGRPSKSALKRQMHELQTLGEELTRLPDSRIVPLNLPESLLDALAEFHRTRSFEGKRRQLQYVGKLMRHVDPEPIREAIAAFKLGSAKDTLRLHEAERWREELLAQDDALTRWMSEHPNTDAQALRSLVRAARKDSTAATVEQRHARAYRELFQLIKSTLAEANTESISDDIPEDHEEDARHDHRRP, encoded by the coding sequence ATGCGCCGAGCGCCTCCTTTTCCCCAAGATCCCGAGTTTGATGACGAGGCCGGTCGGCCGAGCAAGTCGGCCCTGAAGCGGCAGATGCACGAGTTGCAAACGCTGGGTGAAGAACTCACCCGCCTGCCCGACAGCCGCATCGTGCCATTGAACCTGCCCGAAAGCCTGCTCGACGCCCTGGCCGAGTTCCACCGCACACGCTCCTTCGAGGGCAAGCGGCGGCAATTGCAATACGTGGGCAAACTGATGCGCCACGTCGATCCCGAGCCGATTCGCGAGGCCATCGCCGCCTTCAAGCTGGGCAGCGCCAAAGACACGCTGCGCTTGCATGAAGCCGAACGTTGGCGCGAAGAACTGCTCGCCCAAGATGATGCGCTGACGCGCTGGATGAGCGAACACCCCAACACCGACGCCCAAGCCCTGCGCTCGCTGGTGCGCGCCGCCCGCAAGGACAGCACAGCGGCCACCGTCGAGCAGCGCCACGCCCGGGCCTACCGCGAGCTGTTCCAGCTCATCAAGAGCACGCTGGCCGAAGCCAACACCGAGTCGATCAGCGACGACATCCCCGAAGATCACGAGGAAGACGCCCGCCATGACCACCGCCGCCCCTGA
- the mog gene encoding molybdopterin adenylyltransferase encodes MTTAAPEALSPEAVTIGVVSISDRASTGVYEDKGIPALQDWLGRALRNPITWVTRLIPDDQATISATLCELVDTAGCHLVLTTGGTGPALRDVTPEATLAVADKVMPGFGEQMRAISLNFVPTAILSRQVAVIRGQALIINLPGQPKSIAETLEGLPRATPPVPGIFAAVPYCIDLIGGPYLETHDEVCKAFRPKSAIRKGA; translated from the coding sequence ATGACCACCGCCGCCCCTGAGGCCCTGTCCCCCGAAGCCGTGACGATTGGCGTGGTGTCGATCAGCGACCGCGCCTCCACCGGGGTATATGAAGACAAAGGCATCCCCGCGCTGCAAGACTGGCTGGGGCGCGCCCTGCGCAACCCCATCACCTGGGTGACGCGGTTGATTCCGGACGATCAAGCCACCATCAGCGCCACCTTGTGCGAGCTGGTGGACACCGCCGGCTGCCATCTGGTGCTGACCACCGGCGGCACCGGCCCTGCCCTGCGCGACGTGACCCCCGAAGCCACCCTGGCCGTGGCCGACAAGGTGATGCCGGGTTTTGGCGAACAAATGCGCGCCATCAGCCTGAACTTTGTGCCGACGGCCATCCTGTCGCGCCAAGTGGCGGTGATTCGCGGGCAGGCGCTGATCATCAACCTGCCGGGCCAACCAAAATCCATCGCCGAAACGCTGGAGGGGCTGCCGCGTGCCACGCCGCCGGTGCCGGGCATTTTTGCGGCGGTGCCGTACTGCATCGACCTGATCGGCGGCCCCTACCTCGAAACGCACGACGAGGTGTGCAAGGCGTTTCGACCCAAAAGTGCGATTCGAAAAGGCGCTTGA
- a CDS encoding PDDEXK family nuclease, with translation MALYRCAKCGYIAETGSPVGQKDPCLRCGTPSTVYGTVFYAQQLIERYLNALKEIKALKLQVEELEAEVNGEATPVADAVPSPAPAPAADLADVDLHNTSVLATAEQHAPLEKWFASRHINARFDFSRVDTTGFFDDAAHLLGENFALFGELIERVRYAYRKGHTTLHLELANLAQKDVQAITHLCRQLYSHTFFARYIYQKPEKIVRLNVQSTPAVRQFFEGGWLEWFVFGQTIDAFKQRRFSCARGVQVVFPNEDLHELDVVLLPDGQAPLCIECKSGEFRRDIDKYLRLRKRLGLERQRFILCSTDLTDEQAAGLSAMYELTFVNLGTLPKHLASLSGA, from the coding sequence ATGGCCCTCTACCGTTGCGCCAAGTGCGGTTACATCGCAGAAACCGGCTCCCCTGTGGGTCAGAAAGACCCCTGCCTGCGCTGCGGCACGCCCAGCACGGTGTACGGCACGGTGTTCTACGCCCAGCAGCTCATCGAGCGTTACCTGAATGCGCTCAAGGAAATCAAGGCGCTCAAGCTGCAAGTCGAGGAGCTGGAAGCCGAGGTCAATGGGGAAGCCACGCCGGTGGCCGATGCGGTGCCCTCACCTGCGCCAGCACCCGCCGCTGACTTGGCCGATGTGGACTTGCACAACACCTCCGTGTTGGCCACCGCAGAACAGCACGCGCCGCTGGAAAAATGGTTTGCCAGCCGCCACATCAACGCACGCTTTGATTTCAGCCGCGTGGACACCACCGGCTTTTTTGACGATGCGGCACATTTGTTGGGTGAAAACTTCGCGCTGTTCGGCGAGCTGATCGAGCGCGTGCGCTACGCCTACCGCAAGGGCCACACCACACTGCACCTTGAATTGGCGAACTTGGCGCAGAAAGACGTTCAAGCCATCACCCACCTGTGCCGCCAGCTCTACAGCCACACGTTTTTTGCGCGATACATCTACCAAAAGCCGGAAAAGATTGTGCGTTTGAACGTGCAAAGCACTCCGGCAGTGCGCCAATTCTTTGAAGGCGGCTGGCTGGAGTGGTTTGTCTTCGGGCAGACGATCGACGCGTTCAAGCAGCGCCGTTTCTCATGCGCACGCGGCGTGCAAGTGGTCTTCCCGAACGAGGATTTGCACGAGCTGGACGTCGTGCTGTTGCCGGACGGGCAAGCCCCGCTGTGCATCGAGTGCAAATCCGGCGAATTCCGCCGCGACATCGACAAATACTTGCGCCTGCGCAAGCGCCTGGGGCTGGAGCGCCAGCGTTTCATCCTGTGCTCCACCGACCTGACGGACGAACAGGCCGCCGGCCTGTCCGCGATGTACGAGCTGACGTTTGTCAACCTGGGCACGTTGCCCAAGCACTTGGCCAGCTTGAGCGGCGCTTAA
- a CDS encoding addiction module antidote protein gives MGKRDTLTLQDLPDFDVAEYLTDKTVMAQYLTAALEDGDARLVAAVLGDIAKARGMTAISRASGLSREALYKALRPDAQPRLDTIHRVCRALGVRLVAVPDAHPSPPAPPIP, from the coding sequence ATGGGCAAGCGTGACACGCTGACGTTGCAGGATCTTCCCGATTTCGATGTCGCCGAGTACCTGACGGACAAGACCGTCATGGCCCAGTACCTGACGGCTGCGCTGGAAGATGGGGATGCCCGTCTCGTGGCGGCGGTGCTGGGCGACATCGCCAAGGCGCGTGGCATGACCGCCATCTCTCGCGCCTCTGGCTTGAGCCGCGAGGCGCTCTACAAAGCACTGCGCCCGGATGCCCAACCGCGCTTGGACACCATTCACCGCGTCTGTCGGGCTCTGGGCGTGCGCCTGGTGGCCGTGCCAGATGCACACCCTTCTCCCCCCGCACCGCCGATACCCTGA
- a CDS encoding type II toxin-antitoxin system RelE/ParE family toxin, translating into MLTIKRTPSFDAWFASLGTHPTRSRVLLRLRKTQMGVLDTTVPVGQGVYEMREPTCPGWRLYYVQRGSVLVFMLGGDEHSLQHKDVVAAQAVAAALDDSDQET; encoded by the coding sequence ATGCTCACCATCAAGCGAACCCCTTCGTTCGATGCCTGGTTTGCCAGCCTGGGCACGCACCCGACCCGAAGCCGGGTGCTGCTGAGGCTGCGCAAGACGCAGATGGGTGTTTTGGATACCACCGTGCCCGTCGGGCAGGGGGTGTACGAGATGCGCGAGCCCACCTGTCCAGGGTGGCGGCTGTATTACGTCCAGCGCGGCAGCGTGCTGGTTTTCATGCTCGGAGGTGACGAGCATTCGCTTCAGCACAAAGACGTTGTCGCGGCGCAAGCTGTGGCGGCAGCGCTCGACGACTCAGACCAGGAGACATGA
- a CDS encoding PepSY domain-containing protein, translating into MKYILTAIALTLSATAWAGPTCSVPQEKWMKEADFKAMQEKQGYQIKTFKVSKGKCYEIYGFDKAGQKVEIYFDPATGAEIERK; encoded by the coding sequence ATGAAATACATCCTCACTGCCATTGCCCTGACCTTGAGCGCCACTGCTTGGGCCGGCCCGACTTGCTCGGTTCCTCAAGAAAAATGGATGAAAGAAGCCGATTTCAAGGCCATGCAAGAAAAGCAAGGTTATCAAATCAAAACCTTCAAGGTCAGCAAGGGAAAATGCTACGAAATTTACGGCTTTGACAAAGCCGGCCAAAAGGTTGAGATTTATTTCGACCCGGCCACTGGCGCAGAAATCGAGCGCAAGTAA
- a CDS encoding cytochrome b/b6 domain-containing protein, with protein MQNPVTPATPESVRVWDPVVRICHWSLVACVMLNEFILEEGDSAHEWAGYVACGAVVIRFAWGFVGSPHARFSDFFPTPQRLMRHFSALRRREHPRYLGHNPLGAVMMLALMALVISLGLTGWLQGTDAYFGEEWLQELHEVLANVLLVAAGLHATAALVMSHFERVNLIGAMITGIKRFR; from the coding sequence ATGCAAAACCCTGTCACGCCGGCCACACCGGAATCTGTTCGCGTCTGGGATCCGGTCGTTCGGATCTGTCACTGGAGCCTGGTCGCCTGCGTCATGCTCAACGAATTCATCCTCGAAGAAGGTGATTCTGCCCATGAGTGGGCAGGGTACGTCGCCTGCGGCGCAGTGGTGATTCGATTCGCATGGGGGTTTGTAGGCAGCCCACACGCCCGTTTCTCGGATTTTTTCCCTACCCCACAGCGGTTGATGCGTCACTTTTCTGCGCTGCGCCGGCGCGAACACCCGCGTTATCTCGGGCACAACCCGCTGGGCGCCGTGATGATGTTGGCACTGATGGCCTTGGTGATATCGCTGGGCCTGACGGGGTGGTTACAAGGCACGGATGCCTATTTTGGGGAAGAGTGGCTTCAAGAATTGCACGAGGTTTTGGCCAATGTTTTACTGGTGGCCGCTGGTTTGCATGCCACGGCAGCGCTGGTCATGAGCCATTTTGAACGGGTGAATTTAATCGGCGCCATGATCACCGGGATCAAGCGTTTCCGATGA
- a CDS encoding PAS domain-containing protein: MTSSTLNLGTLRERARQLMAHFDTDRQAESHDPQGQIERLLEGLRIYQTELESQNQELSQAQALLATHLERYQHLFEFIPLPCLVIDERGCLLEINQQAQLELGLSAREGRMRRAAFQLFEPSSREALHRLLHHRDPCLPQVARRLHLRADYGGACVDIHMIQLESQFEACGLLVLVDKSADMGLEALDTRFRKLASHVPGMLYQYQLWPDGRSAFPYATEGIRDIYGVSPQEVETDASPILKVLHPDDTRRVWEGVQASAQHMTRWHDEYRVCRADGRILWVEGEASPERQADGSVIWHGYIRDITARKNEQNAVKTSQERLSNIIWATDVGTWEWHVPTGIVQFNERWAEIAGYTLAELQPISIQTWVSLVHPEDLIQSNQRLKAHFSGVSSAYECEVRIRHRDGHWVWILDRGKLISRDETGAPLWMAGTHLDISRQKATEHSLAHANRQLSDRGEQLRDLVEVRTAALSIAKEAAEAANRAKTAFLANMSHELRTPMNGIMGMIGLVKRKITDPVTRDRLEKAEKASQHLLALINDVLDISKIEADRLALEELKFTLGEFLENVRNLSQPMASDKGLTLTVSVQPELAKLCLLGDSLRLGQVVLNLVGNAIKFTSAGVVRVSAQVEKTAEVSILVRFTVRDDGIGIAPSERERIFSAFEQADVSTTRQYGGTGLGLTISKRLVQLMGGRIGVDSEPGRGSTFWFTVPFKRADLPEERTVAVVTLDAGHRIRTQFAGRHVLLVEDDPTNQEIAWVLLDEVGLVADVAQDGLQALERIRLRDYDLILMDMQMPRMDGLSATRAIRQSPGRSSAIPVVAMTANVFEDDWHKCMAAGMNDFIAKPFEPERMYGVILRWLANSASSETLDPGDHGAD; this comes from the coding sequence GTGACCTCATCGACTTTGAACCTGGGCACGTTGCGCGAACGAGCCCGACAACTGATGGCTCACTTCGACACGGATCGGCAAGCCGAAAGCCACGATCCCCAAGGGCAGATCGAACGCCTGCTGGAAGGGCTGCGAATTTATCAAACAGAGTTGGAGTCGCAAAACCAAGAGCTGAGTCAAGCCCAAGCGCTTCTTGCCACTCATTTGGAGCGTTACCAACATCTTTTCGAATTTATCCCACTGCCGTGCTTGGTGATCGATGAGCGGGGTTGCTTGCTTGAAATCAACCAACAGGCTCAGTTGGAGTTGGGTTTGTCGGCCCGCGAGGGGCGAATGCGTCGAGCGGCATTCCAATTATTCGAGCCCAGCAGCCGTGAGGCCCTGCATCGGTTATTGCATCACCGTGATCCGTGTTTGCCGCAGGTGGCCCGGCGCTTGCACTTGCGGGCCGACTATGGCGGCGCATGTGTCGATATCCACATGATTCAACTGGAATCGCAGTTTGAGGCATGTGGTTTATTGGTGCTGGTGGATAAATCAGCCGACATGGGCCTGGAAGCGCTGGACACCCGGTTCAGAAAATTAGCGTCCCATGTGCCTGGGATGTTGTATCAATACCAGTTATGGCCTGATGGCCGGTCGGCATTTCCGTATGCCACCGAGGGCATTCGCGACATTTACGGCGTCAGCCCTCAGGAGGTTGAGACGGATGCATCACCGATTCTGAAAGTTTTGCACCCAGATGATACCCGGCGGGTATGGGAGGGGGTTCAAGCCTCTGCACAGCACATGACACGGTGGCATGACGAGTACCGGGTATGCAGGGCGGATGGCCGCATTCTTTGGGTCGAAGGAGAAGCCTCACCTGAGCGGCAAGCCGATGGCAGTGTGATCTGGCACGGGTACATTCGAGACATCACCGCTCGCAAGAACGAGCAAAATGCGGTCAAAACTTCGCAGGAACGGCTGTCTAACATCATTTGGGCCACCGATGTGGGAACGTGGGAGTGGCATGTTCCGACCGGCATTGTGCAGTTCAATGAACGTTGGGCCGAAATTGCTGGTTATACACTGGCGGAATTACAGCCGATTTCAATTCAAACGTGGGTTTCCTTGGTTCACCCCGAAGATTTGATTCAATCGAATCAGCGGCTGAAAGCTCATTTCTCTGGCGTTTCCTCAGCCTACGAGTGTGAAGTGCGTATTCGGCATCGCGATGGGCACTGGGTTTGGATTTTGGATCGTGGCAAGCTGATTTCCCGGGATGAAACCGGTGCGCCGCTGTGGATGGCGGGAACCCACCTCGACATTTCGCGGCAGAAAGCAACAGAGCATTCTTTGGCCCACGCCAACCGACAGCTCAGCGATCGGGGTGAGCAGTTAAGAGATTTGGTTGAGGTACGGACAGCGGCATTGTCCATTGCCAAGGAGGCTGCCGAAGCGGCCAATCGTGCCAAAACGGCTTTTCTTGCCAACATGAGCCATGAGTTGCGCACGCCGATGAATGGGATCATGGGCATGATCGGTTTGGTCAAGCGAAAGATCACCGATCCTGTGACACGGGATCGGCTGGAGAAAGCCGAAAAAGCTTCCCAGCATTTACTTGCGTTGATCAATGATGTATTAGATATTTCTAAAATAGAAGCCGATCGACTGGCACTGGAAGAATTGAAATTTACCCTGGGTGAATTTTTGGAAAACGTCCGGAATCTCAGTCAACCCATGGCGAGTGACAAGGGCTTGACGCTGACCGTGTCGGTGCAGCCTGAGCTGGCCAAGCTGTGTTTGCTGGGTGACTCTTTGCGATTGGGGCAAGTTGTACTGAATTTGGTGGGCAATGCCATCAAATTCACTTCGGCCGGGGTTGTGCGGGTGTCGGCCCAAGTCGAAAAAACGGCCGAGGTGTCCATCCTGGTTCGGTTCACTGTCCGCGATGATGGAATCGGGATCGCGCCCAGCGAGCGTGAGCGGATTTTCAGTGCATTTGAGCAGGCAGACGTTTCAACCACACGCCAGTATGGTGGTACGGGCCTGGGATTGACCATCAGCAAGCGGCTGGTTCAATTGATGGGGGGGCGCATTGGGGTGGACAGCGAACCCGGACGTGGCAGCACGTTTTGGTTCACGGTGCCTTTCAAACGGGCCGATTTGCCTGAGGAGCGCACGGTGGCCGTTGTCACCTTGGATGCCGGCCACCGCATCCGGACGCAGTTTGCAGGGCGGCATGTGTTGTTGGTGGAAGATGATCCCACCAACCAAGAAATTGCCTGGGTACTTTTAGATGAAGTCGGGCTGGTGGCCGACGTCGCGCAAGATGGTTTACAAGCGCTTGAGCGTATCCGCCTGCGGGACTACGACTTGATTTTGATGGACATGCAGATGCCCCGCATGGATGGCCTGAGCGCAACCCGGGCCATCCGGCAAAGTCCGGGCCGATCGTCGGCCATTCCCGTTGTCGCCATGACTGCCAATGTGTTCGAAGACGATTGGCACAAGTGCATGGCTGCCGGCATGAACGATTTCATTGCCAAACCCTTCGAGCCGGAGCGCATGTATGGGGTCATCCTGAGATGGTTGGCCAATTCGGCTTCATCGGAAACGCTTGATCCCGGTGATCATGGCGCCGATTAA
- a CDS encoding chemotaxis protein CheB encodes MTDDHLTLGTPSEPSTLATPVSVFTGHVVCIGASAGGLDALERFFRHCPNHTGAAFVVIQHLSPDHKSMMCNLLARHTRMPVVLVQDGMDIQPDRLHLIPPGSVMHVREGHLHLTPKNPHGLTLPIDIFFNALARACGPRAVGVILSGTGTDGTRGATALNEAGGFLMAQEPESASFDGMPRSVIATGLVDAVLPPEKLPLRLLSHLNKNAAPAEGGFVPIQRYATLNPQEVFSAILQLLHQIGGIDFSDYKSSTLMRRIDRRQQVRHTPELHQYLELLENDRAEVITLRRELLISVTSFFRDPETFNLLAEKVIAPMVAAKSAGETIRVWIAGVATGEEAYSVGILFLEAFENARLWPHLKIFATDVDQQCVATAGMGQYPESAAAEIHPERLERFFVRKDRVFYVKNDLRQCVVFARHNLLADPPFTKMDLVVCRNTLIYFNLFAQERALRSLQYALNDGGVLLLGASESFAAVADGVHVINAQHKLFRRKGPSVLLPAARRIADVARPLPTGKTMPVVRQRRQAPGAFSEAGLQTLMARFAPPAMLVNAHHEVLHLYGAVSRYFRAKEGVASLDVCRLLPDELVPVASALLYKVERDRTSLSSNVLAVQVPGEGRVGLRLSAHPVESDGEACLTLLCFESEETTQEGVTETPPAINVHSEAADRLAILERELAATRENLQATIEELEASNEELQATNEEMMASNEELQSSNEELQSVNEEMSTVNAELQEKMLLLSRVNADLDSMAKAAGVATVFVDGHFNITRFSPDATQIFKLRETDLGRQLDDITHVLDYPELMEDLGRTLKLQRLLEREVLSADGKRTFLVRMLPYLVPSSIDRGAVATFVDVTAIHDARRLQAIIDALPEHIAVVDPVGVICMVNAAWRRFAQANGDPDMVRTGVGVNYLEVCQVRHPPDQSPIDTVLKGLRQVLDGSLPRFSLEYSCHSPTEQRWFVMHAAPIIGVEYGAVISHVNITSWYLKEAS; translated from the coding sequence ATGACCGACGACCATCTCACGCTGGGGACGCCCTCCGAGCCGTCAACGCTGGCCACGCCGGTTTCGGTGTTCACGGGTCATGTGGTGTGCATAGGGGCTTCGGCAGGTGGGCTGGATGCGCTAGAGCGATTTTTTCGGCACTGCCCCAACCACACGGGGGCTGCATTTGTGGTGATCCAGCACCTGTCGCCGGACCACAAAAGCATGATGTGCAACCTGCTGGCACGACACACCCGCATGCCCGTGGTGCTGGTGCAAGATGGCATGGACATCCAGCCCGATCGGTTGCACCTCATCCCGCCCGGGTCGGTGATGCACGTCCGGGAGGGGCACTTGCATTTAACGCCCAAGAATCCCCATGGTTTGACGCTGCCCATTGATATTTTCTTCAATGCCCTGGCGCGTGCTTGCGGCCCACGTGCGGTGGGCGTGATTTTGTCCGGAACCGGAACCGATGGAACCCGTGGGGCGACGGCCCTCAATGAAGCAGGAGGGTTTTTGATGGCACAGGAACCCGAGTCTGCTTCTTTTGACGGCATGCCGCGCAGTGTCATTGCCACGGGTTTGGTGGATGCAGTGTTGCCACCTGAAAAGTTACCTTTGCGCCTGCTGAGTCATCTGAACAAAAATGCAGCGCCCGCAGAAGGGGGCTTTGTACCGATTCAGCGCTACGCGACGCTGAATCCCCAGGAAGTTTTTTCTGCTATTTTGCAGTTGCTCCATCAAATAGGCGGTATTGATTTTTCGGATTATAAATCGTCCACCCTCATGCGGCGGATTGATCGGCGGCAGCAGGTGAGGCACACTCCTGAGTTGCACCAATATCTGGAGCTGTTGGAAAATGACCGGGCGGAGGTCATCACCCTGCGGCGTGAGTTGTTGATTTCAGTGACCAGTTTTTTCCGAGATCCAGAAACGTTCAACCTGCTGGCAGAAAAAGTCATCGCCCCCATGGTTGCTGCCAAATCGGCGGGGGAGACGATCCGTGTTTGGATTGCGGGTGTGGCCACTGGTGAAGAGGCTTACAGTGTCGGTATTTTGTTTCTGGAAGCGTTTGAGAACGCCCGTCTTTGGCCTCATTTGAAAATATTCGCCACCGATGTGGATCAGCAGTGTGTGGCGACCGCCGGTATGGGCCAGTATCCAGAGTCGGCGGCGGCTGAAATTCATCCAGAGCGGTTGGAGCGTTTTTTTGTCCGCAAAGACCGTGTTTTTTATGTCAAAAATGATTTGCGGCAATGTGTGGTTTTTGCGCGCCACAACTTGCTGGCCGATCCTCCATTTACCAAAATGGATTTGGTGGTTTGCCGTAACACGCTGATTTATTTCAATTTGTTTGCCCAGGAACGTGCGTTGCGGTCGCTGCAATATGCGCTGAATGATGGTGGGGTGTTGCTGCTTGGCGCCAGTGAATCCTTTGCGGCAGTGGCCGATGGGGTTCACGTCATCAATGCCCAGCACAAATTGTTTCGCCGTAAAGGGCCTTCGGTGCTGCTACCAGCGGCTCGTCGGATTGCCGATGTGGCTCGGCCACTGCCCACCGGTAAAACCATGCCTGTGGTGCGCCAGCGCCGTCAAGCTCCTGGTGCATTTTCAGAGGCAGGTTTGCAAACCCTGATGGCTCGATTTGCTCCACCCGCCATGCTTGTGAACGCCCATCACGAAGTTTTGCACTTGTATGGTGCTGTGTCCCGCTACTTTCGAGCGAAGGAGGGGGTGGCGAGTTTGGATGTGTGCCGTTTGTTGCCCGATGAGTTGGTACCTGTCGCTTCGGCGCTACTTTACAAAGTGGAGCGTGACCGGACTTCGCTGTCATCCAATGTCCTCGCAGTACAGGTGCCAGGTGAGGGGCGGGTGGGGCTGCGATTGTCGGCTCATCCAGTGGAGTCCGATGGCGAGGCGTGTTTGACGCTGCTGTGTTTTGAATCCGAAGAAACCACACAAGAGGGTGTAACGGAGACGCCGCCTGCCATCAATGTTCATTCTGAAGCCGCCGATCGCTTGGCGATTTTGGAGCGAGAGTTGGCCGCCACGCGAGAAAATCTTCAAGCGACCATCGAAGAATTAGAGGCTTCGAACGAAGAGTTGCAGGCCACCAACGAAGAAATGATGGCTTCTAATGAGGAGCTGCAAAGCTCGAACGAAGAATTACAGTCAGTGAACGAAGAAATGAGCACCGTAAATGCAGAATTGCAGGAAAAAATGCTGCTGCTCAGCCGTGTTAATGCTGATTTAGATAGCATGGCCAAAGCTGCGGGCGTCGCTACGGTTTTTGTTGATGGGCATTTCAATATCACGCGCTTCAGCCCGGATGCGACCCAGATTTTCAAGCTGAGAGAAACTGATTTGGGGCGTCAATTGGACGATATCACCCACGTGCTTGATTATCCTGAGCTGATGGAAGATCTGGGGCGAACGCTGAAGTTGCAGCGGTTGCTAGAGCGGGAGGTTCTGTCTGCCGATGGGAAACGCACGTTCTTGGTACGGATGTTGCCCTATTTGGTTCCTTCGAGCATCGATCGCGGGGCCGTGGCCACCTTTGTGGACGTGACAGCCATTCATGACGCCAGACGGCTGCAAGCCATCATAGACGCTTTGCCGGAGCACATTGCGGTGGTCGATCCCGTGGGGGTCATCTGCATGGTCAATGCGGCATGGCGGCGGTTTGCGCAGGCCAACGGTGACCCTGACATGGTGCGAACCGGGGTAGGTGTGAATTATTTGGAGGTCTGCCAAGTTCGGCATCCCCCAGATCAATCCCCCATTGATACGGTGCTGAAGGGGTTGCGTCAGGTGTTGGATGGGTCACTGCCCCGGTTTTCTCTGGAATACTCATGCCATTCACCCACGGAGCAGCGGTGGTTTGTCATGCACGCTGCCCCCATCATTGGCGTTGAATATGGCGCTGTCATCAGCCACGTCAACATCACCTCATGGTATTTGAAGGAAGCGTCGTGA